The nucleotide sequence AATCTAAGAACTTTCTTTTAATCTTAAGAGTGCTTCTAACAGGTCCATTTTCTGTGATTTCAATATTTTGAACATCGTCAATTAACCACATTTTTTCTTTATAATAAATATCTATATCCCAGTTATCAAAACACATTGGTTTATCTTCAAAAGCTTGAAGTTGATTTCCAATACATCCATCTTTAAGTATCTCTCTATTTTGTAGTTTATTTATAAGTGAAATTATTTGTCCCTTATCATCAAATTTAATTTTAAAGAATTTATTTTCAGCCAAATCATTTGTAAGAGTAAGATCTGTTTTAATTTTTACATCGCTTGCTTCAACAATTTTAAATGTTTTATATCCGTTAGCAGGTATATTTTTACCAAAGAATATGGCCTTGGAATCACCTATTAGTTGACAAACAACTTTATCTCCATTTTCATCAATTAATAATGGATGTTTTATGTTATTCGGAACATCGAATTCTACAATATCATCTCTATCAAATCCTAAAGTATTAAATACAATGACACTTTGATCTTTTAAATTTACTTTATCTGAAATATCGTTAATTGTATTATCAATTGATTTATTAACTTTATCAAGCAATTCTCTATATTCAATTTGAGTTACATCATAAACATCTTTTATAGATGATCCTGGAATTATATCATGGAATTGATTTAATAATATTGTCTCCCACGAATTATTTATTTCTTGTTGATCATAGTTTCCACCTAAAATCATGGATAGTGAACTAAGTTTTTCTAGAGACAAATAAAGATTTTCACATTTTCTATTATCTCTCTTATTTCTAGCCATAGATGTGTATGTTCCTCTATGATACTCAAGATACAATTCACCAACCCATTTTGGCAATTTTTTATGTTTTGAAATTTTATTTTCTAAGTTTTCAAAGAAATCTAAAGAAGTACCCATTTTAACTCGAGGAGCTCCTGGTATTCCCCTAGAGAGCCTTCTTCCGTTTTCTAGCATCTCAAGAGTAGCGCCACCGCCACCGTCTCCCCATCCAAATGAAATCAAAACATCGTTTGTTAGATTTTTATTTTGGAATCTTCTCCAACTTCCCATGATAGCATCTGGTTGAATATGTCCATTATAGGTAGTGAAAAATGAATCTCTATTTTGACCTGGACCTGACGTAGTTATAAAATAAGTGAGAATTTCACTTCCGTCTATTCCTTGCCACATAAACGTATCATTAGGAATTTTGTTAAACTGATTCCATGAAATTTTAGTTGTCATAAAATATTTAATTCCAGATTTTTTTAGAATTTGTGGAATTGCTGCAGAGTATCCAAACACATCAGGAAGCCACAAAATTTTATTATCAACTCCAAATTCTTCCTTAAAGAATCTTTTTCCATGAACAATTTGTCGTACTAACGATTCTCCAGAAGTTACGTTACAATCTGATTCAACCCACATAGCACCTTCTGGTTCCCAAACTCCTTGTTTAATCTTATCTTTAACTTTTTCATACACCTTAGGATGATCTTCTTTAAGCATTTTATATAATTGAGGTTGGGATGACATAAATACATACTCTGGATATTCTTCCATCAATTTAAGTACTGTTGAAAAACTTCTAGCAACCTTTTCTCTTGTTTGAGCTACTGTCCATAACCAAGCTACATCTATGTGAGTATGACCAACACAAGTTGCTATAACATCTTCATGACCGCATAACTCTCCATAAAATTTATCTTCTAAAAATTCATTAGTTTTCTTTATGCTTTCATTATATTCTTTTGAATAAGGTTTTCTTAAATCAATAATATTTATAGCATCATTTAATACTGTTATCATATCAATTCTGTTTTTATCTTCTTTGTCAAGTTCTTTACAAACATCAATAGGTACTTTTAAGTTCCAGTAAAGTTCTCTTGCATTCATATCGATAACAACAAATTTTCCGTTTAATGTTGCTTTTTTATCTGAAAGCATACCTGCATATGCATGCAAATCAATATCATATTTTTCTCCAGCTACAGCATTATGAGTTAATATAATTTCTCTATGATTTATATCAACTCCTTGAATATGCTCACCATTAATATAAATTATAAATTGTGGATTCGTAGCATCCCAACCTTCGTCAAAAGTTGAGAGATTTAAAGCGATTGTTTGCCCATTAAAATTTTCTGGAACAGTAACACTGAATTTAAACCATCCATGACAATCTCGTCCTCCCCACAAATCTCCACTTTTAAACTCTACCCATTTATCTTCACTGACTTCTTTTATCAAATCAATATTGTGGTAATTTCCATCAACATACATAAAAGTATCAATATTAATTATATTCTTATATATATGTTTTTGAATTTCTCTACAAATTTTATCAATTCTTTCTAATAAATAAGTCATTTTAAACAATCTCCTCTTTTATTACTCTTTTACGGCTCCAACAGTGAGTCCGCTTACAAAATATTTTTGAAAAAATGGATACGCACATATTACTGGCAATGTTGATATTACAACAATAGCCATTTTTATTGTATCTTTTGGTAATTTTGACGCTTGTTCAACGGCAGTTATACCAAGACTAGAGGAATTATTAGTTAAAAACTCTATAGATTTTTCTAATTTTACAAGCAAATATTGAAGTGGCATCAAACTATTATTATCTATATAAAGCATGGCATTAAACCAATCATTCCAAAAACCTAAAGTTAAAAATAATGCTATTGTTGTTATTGCTGGAAGTGATATTGGTAAAACTATCTTTAAAAATAAGAACCATTCAGATGCTCCATCAATTTTTGCAGATTCAATGATTGCATCTGGAACAGTGGTTTTAAAGAATGTTCTTAGAATTATAATATGGAAAGAACTAACGCAAAGAGGTAAAATAAGTGCTAGCAAATTATTTTTCAACCCCAAAAATCTAGTAACAACTAAATATGATGCTACCATACCTCCTGAAAACAACATAGGTATAAATATAAGCTTTGTGAAAAAATTCCTGTAAGCAAAATTTTTGCGTGATAAAGCATATGCATATGTTGTCATTATTACTAACCCAAGAAAAGTACCTGTTACTGTAACAAGTATCGTAATTCCATACGCATTTAAAATATTGCTTCCTGATGTAAAAATATATTTGTAAGCATCAAGACTCCATTC is from Candidatus Arthromitus sp. SFB-rat-Yit and encodes:
- a CDS encoding alpha-mannosidase → MTYLLERIDKICREIQKHIYKNIINIDTFMYVDGNYHNIDLIKEVSEDKWVEFKSGDLWGGRDCHGWFKFSVTVPENFNGQTIALNLSTFDEGWDATNPQFIIYINGEHIQGVDINHREIILTHNAVAGEKYDIDLHAYAGMLSDKKATLNGKFVVIDMNARELYWNLKVPIDVCKELDKEDKNRIDMITVLNDAINIIDLRKPYSKEYNESIKKTNEFLEDKFYGELCGHEDVIATCVGHTHIDVAWLWTVAQTREKVARSFSTVLKLMEEYPEYVFMSSQPQLYKMLKEDHPKVYEKVKDKIKQGVWEPEGAMWVESDCNVTSGESLVRQIVHGKRFFKEEFGVDNKILWLPDVFGYSAAIPQILKKSGIKYFMTTKISWNQFNKIPNDTFMWQGIDGSEILTYFITTSGPGQNRDSFFTTYNGHIQPDAIMGSWRRFQNKNLTNDVLISFGWGDGGGGATLEMLENGRRLSRGIPGAPRVKMGTSLDFFENLENKISKHKKLPKWVGELYLEYHRGTYTSMARNKRDNRKCENLYLSLEKLSSLSMILGGNYDQQEINNSWETILLNQFHDIIPGSSIKDVYDVTQIEYRELLDKVNKSIDNTINDISDKVNLKDQSVIVFNTLGFDRDDIVEFDVPNNIKHPLLIDENGDKVVCQLIGDSKAIFFGKNIPANGYKTFKIVEASDVKIKTDLTLTNDLAENKFFKIKFDDKGQIISLINKLQNREILKDGCIGNQLQAFEDKPMCFDNWDIDIYYKEKMWLIDDVQNIEITENGPVRSTLKIKRKFLDSTIIQNVHIYNDIERIDFETYVDWKESDVLVKVLFPVDINTKEATYEIQYGNVTRPTHNNTSWELAAFEVCGHKWADLSEGDFGVSLLNDSKYGHDIKNGNIRLTLLKSTCDPNPDADKEEHFFTYSIYSHDKTWKESKTVQLAHNLNTKLFAKVCDPHDGELDINLSLAKVNKENIIIEVIKKAEDSEHLIIRLYEFHNKRTNASLKLAKNIKDVYECDLLENNLETIVPNKDTFEFEIKPFEIKTFKVKL
- a CDS encoding carbohydrate ABC transporter permease produces the protein MSRVSKNKKAPQPEEKVMKFNAISRKTNFTFNLLFIILSALCIIPFIFVVIISFTSEQSLQLNGYQFWPSEWSLDAYKYIFTSGSNILNAYGITILVTVTGTFLGLVIMTTYAYALSRKNFAYRNFFTKLIFIPMLFSGGMVASYLVVTRFLGLKNNLLALILPLCVSSFHIIILRTFFKTTVPDAIIESAKIDGASEWFLFLKIVLPISLPAITTIALFLTLGFWNDWFNAMLYIDNNSLMPLQYLLVKLEKSIEFLTNNSSSLGITAVEQASKLPKDTIKMAIVVISTLPVICAYPFFQKYFVSGLTVGAVKE